GCATACTAAAAGCCAGCGATGTGTGAGTAGTAGAAACTTTTTGAGTCTGGTATCCAGTGTCCGTTTCACCCTGACTTACGACCCAAAAACGAGTAAAGTTTTCTGGATTGTCGTTGATGCCACTAGCAAGTATCGGCAGGTTGTAGAGTTGAGCGGCTCTACTAGAAGCGATCGCAGATGTTGTCGTTTCTTGCTCTAATCGTTGTAGTGCTTCGGTTGTGGAATTGCTGGGAATAATCTGTACAGTTGGGAGAAAACGCTCTAACCATCCCTGACATTGTGCCAAAGCTTGCGGGTGAGAGTAAACAGTTTTAATCTTATCTAAGCTAGACGCGCAAGAAATTAACGTATGGGCAATGGGTAATACCAAAGCCAACTGAATTCGCAAGCTATCCAACTGCCAAAGTGTATCCAAGGTTGTGGTAACACTCCCTTCAATAGAATTTTCCACCGGCACAACAGCCAATTGTGCTTGACTATTAGCAACGGCGTGCAATGATTGAGAGATAGTGGGATAAGGGCTTAACACAGCTTCAACTCCCGTGCTTTTGTTTAGCCAGTTGACATAAAAAACAGCTGCTTGTTCTGTGTAAGTGCCGGGAGGCCCTAAATGTGCGATCGATAAAGTCATGCCTTTAGCCTTGAGTTACAAGTTTAATCGGTAAACAGAGGTATGATATTTTTGTCTTGGCAAATATATCCAATATCTAATCCTACTAGACACTGTTAACACTGTTAGGTGTAAAATTTACGCAATAAACAAATAGACCAAAATATGTATCCAAGAAAATAAGTTATAGAAATCATTCTTTTATCAGATAGATTTACTAGCAGTTTTTTGCTATATTCTCCTGTAGATTTCTATTACTTTATACATAGAAAAAATCATATTTTTGTTTTTATGTCAAGTATAAGATCCTAATCTATATTTAGTTCAACAAATATTGTAATGAACGTACCAACTTTTTGCCAATGATGTATACCTGATAAGTAAAAATCATTTTTACGGTCAATAAATTTTGTAATTTTATAATAATCAGAACTAAGTTGTTAAAAAATATTAAAATTAAGAAACAGATATTTTTATCCGCTCATGGCTACCCGGTTTACTGCCTCCCAATCGGTTGAAATCGCTGTTCCAGAGCAGCCTATTCCGATTCAGCACTACTTACGTCAGCCTCAACGTCTGGTTAAGGCTTTAGTTGACAATAGCCGGATTCAGCAGCTTTCTGAGGAGGTATTCCGCTTGAAAATGCGTCCGCTTACTTTTATGTCACTGAGTATTCAACCTACCGTAGACATGAGAGTATGGGCAGAATCAAATGGAATAATTTATTTGCGATCGCTAGGCTGTGAAATTCTGGGTTTCGAGTATATTAACCAGCGCTTTGCTCTCAATTTAAAAGGGTATTTGTCTCCCCAAGAGTTTAGCACTGGCACTCGCCTGCAAGGAAGGGCTGATTTAGAGGTGCTGGTGGATTTCCCACCGCCATTTTCCTTTACTCCTAAGCCGATTTTAGAAGCTACTGGCAATGGTTTGCTTAAAAGCGTGCTGTTGTCAGTCAAGCAACGGTTATTAAATCAACTTTTGGCGGATTATCGCTACTGGGTGATATCACAAACCAAAGATAGAGGACTTGACGGCGATAGTACTGAATTACCAATCCTGAATGCTGAGTAATTTTTTAACAAACAGAATTCAGTGTTGAATTCTGTAATTAGTAGGAGGTCTGTAGCAAGATCCCCGCAGGTTATCCCCGACGAATTGATTCTGAATTCTGAATTCTGCATTCTTCTTCAATCACTCAACACTCAGGTGTTTGATTTGGCAAGGACAAAAAGACTGACGATGTAGGGGCGAAGGCCCATATTGTTGCAAAGCTAGCAAATGCCGCTGGCTACCATAACCCTTATTACTTTCTAGATTGTACATAGGGTATTTTAATGCCAGACGCATTATGAGTTCGTCACGCCAAACCTTAGCAACAATACTAGCAGAGGCAATAGCGAGCGATCGCTCGTCTCCTTTGACTATTGTTTGTTGCGGCACTAGCAAATCTTTGATTGACTGATTTCCGTCAATCAAGCAGAGTGCAGGCTGTACTTTTAACTTCAGCACAGCCCGCTTCATTGCTAACAGCGTAGCTTGCAAAATATTTATCTTGTCAATTTCAGCAGTGGAAGCAAACCCAATTTTCCAGTCTACAGCTAGCTCACAAATTTGTTGTGCTAGCTGAGTTCTTCGAGAACTAGACAACTTTTTACTGTCTTTAATTTTAGCTGCTATCAGTATTGGCAAAGCATGATCCGGTAGGATCACTGCTGCCGCTACCACAGGGCCAAATAAAGCACCTCGTCCTACTTCATCCACACCTGCAACCAACCCTGCAATCCCTGACAAGGTAGAAAACTCTAGCCAAGTGGATTTTTCCAAAGGCGTTGGCGATGTTTCTACCATAAAGCAAATTAATTATCCTCGATCGCTGAGGAACGACGGCGACGGCGACGGCTGGCAGTAGCGCTGCTATTGGCTTCACTTTCATCTGCGATCTCGTTGGCTTTGGCGGCTTTGGCAGACAAGCGTCCCGAAGGATTCGCAGTCAACTCCGATGTTTCAGTTGTCTCTTCGATTAAAGATTTTGGTTCTGGCTCAACAACTTTTGGTGTCGGTATTTTGCTTGTGGTTATTTCAGGTGTTGCCTTTTGGGCAATAGTGATTATTTCAGGTGTTGCTTTTTGGACAATAGTTGATTCTGAGGTCGATTCAATTGGGGTCGTTGGCAATTGACCAGGCTGAATCACATTAATAATCACAGACTTGGTATTTTTAACCTCTTGTTCTAGCTTCACCAAAGGAGATATTCCCATCAAGGCAAATATATCCTGTTCTTGGAGGCTCATTTCTACAGTTCTAATCTCCGGTGGTTCTACCACTGGCTTAACTGGTTCTGCCTTGATAATTTTAGTGCGCTCTACTACTCTTTCACTCCAACCTGGTTTACCAAGGGTAGGGGATGGGATCTCTGGTGCAGATCCTAGTTCTGGTTCTACATCCAGGTCTAAGTCTGGCTCGTTGACAAAAGCTAGCGGATTGGGAACAATCCGAGCTTCATCTTTCCCGTTTAACCCATTGACGCCAATTCGACTGCGGCGAGTGCGGGTACGACGTTTATCATTAAGTTCTTGATAACTAGGATGATTGATCAGATTTAGGTTGCTCAATTCTGAGTCGCCGTCAAATGCTTCGCCAAATCCATCGTAGGTTTCTCGTGGTTCTGGAGTGCGGGCAGATGGCTGACGTGGTTCTCGGTGAGGTAAGGATACAAAACGCTCGCGCTCTGGTGTATCTGCCGGTATCGGCAATCGATTTTCGATTTCTCCAGGGAGACGCACAGTATGTCCTAAACCGCCACAGGTAGGACAAGTTTCACCAAATAATTCGTAAATATTTTGACCCTGACGTTTGCGGGTCAGTTCTACT
This Nostoc sp. C052 DNA region includes the following protein-coding sequences:
- the pheA gene encoding prephenate dehydratase, with amino-acid sequence MTLSIAHLGPPGTYTEQAAVFYVNWLNKSTGVEAVLSPYPTISQSLHAVANSQAQLAVVPVENSIEGSVTTTLDTLWQLDSLRIQLALVLPIAHTLISCASSLDKIKTVYSHPQALAQCQGWLERFLPTVQIIPSNSTTEALQRLEQETTTSAIASSRAAQLYNLPILASGINDNPENFTRFWVVSQGETDTGYQTQKVSTTHTSLAFSMPANTPGALVKPLQIFAQLGINLSRIESRPTKRSLGEYLFFMDLEADAKEPQMQSALAELTIHTEVLKILGAYNVLPISAVN
- a CDS encoding DUF1997 domain-containing protein — its product is MATRFTASQSVEIAVPEQPIPIQHYLRQPQRLVKALVDNSRIQQLSEEVFRLKMRPLTFMSLSIQPTVDMRVWAESNGIIYLRSLGCEILGFEYINQRFALNLKGYLSPQEFSTGTRLQGRADLEVLVDFPPPFSFTPKPILEATGNGLLKSVLLSVKQRLLNQLLADYRYWVISQTKDRGLDGDSTELPILNAE
- a CDS encoding ribonuclease HII, whose product is MVETSPTPLEKSTWLEFSTLSGIAGLVAGVDEVGRGALFGPVVAAAVILPDHALPILIAAKIKDSKKLSSSRRTQLAQQICELAVDWKIGFASTAEIDKINILQATLLAMKRAVLKLKVQPALCLIDGNQSIKDLLVPQQTIVKGDERSLAIASASIVAKVWRDELIMRLALKYPMYNLESNKGYGSQRHLLALQQYGPSPLHRQSFCPCQIKHLSVE